A single region of the Magnetococcales bacterium genome encodes:
- a CDS encoding helicase associated domain-containing protein, translated as MQQDAMQGKREARELLQGANSWPEVEKALAGLSQPDAAFRWIVLALLATGRLLFMRAFHPPGQIPLTLHRRLSPACLAALATPAWDGLLEIPWGDPWLAAIRFSAMPPTAKETAAFLLPEALPRLLVSNSRSLPPRLFQQPGLSILDGWHLRTRLPHQLPAMRRWLQTGLPAGERCEPPALIRETTQALLPGGEGHLLVHHAPGESGLELLLALATAYGGSRSLTVLLPSRAHLQQIAAHWENRAPWAALACLAVCREKGGSRSLDLPLFTDGECGFPLVREVAAVKEFLAWRFSGTRILLATPSGWPILHEALEAFPASQSALLLPEWHLSRNALPTGWQTAWQAHQGKAPHIHLSPLSTPWENGPPLEITLTQAQQHGLAKPWRLALLRVPETEEAPQTGENMPEAVMEALAQVPALLRLPRLVTCHRDAASAKNFLQAFSGRFPQTFGGCHLTVAGNQSRTERNTTLERFASAPAALLATAQVALFHRDQLADAAFCLWDIESLKGDIAPLLAAVTAAHGSGANGWLVLPLKGDRNLATWKASFSQWIRLLGEADAAFTRQVRSLRQNIGRGDGADMRPLLQRFLLIDREAAEESFFRLLGQTVLEALSSDWDEQFGSFLKHVQLHGTRDPLPEENPGLLAWIGQQRRDHRLGKGRPEEVELLNRHGFIWDMEAWLWNQSWQRLLQHRQTTGSALVPEKWEADPPLAEWAAKQRQLRNQKKLEESRQKRLDQIGFVWDLEEAAWMDSFSRWQANPLSDEPELQAWVQRQRKQHAAGKLPEKWTRILAEHGFDFDPEESAWTAAFQRIAHHLEATGRFPEENSPDDAWIESQRRLYHKQRLATERLLRLEALGIDWNPEETAWNRTFQELLGLFPPWPSEESPLGQWVESQRRLRRKGGLSEDRMARLEQLDIDWNPEETAWQAMFAHFRECRWPARESELERWCAEQRRLMRSNRLSAERMRQLEAVCFIWDPLEAEWEQQFNELRLFRQERGHCHVPREWQASAELPRWIGKQRKLHREGLLAAEKVSRLEQLGLVWNPGSNLWEEQFAALAAFKEKHGHCMVPESWEEDPELGWWIKIQRQLKRNGKLDQEQARRLDELGFIWDEAAALWEESFVQLLAYKMHSGHTNVPEEYRENPRLGRWVAAQRNAQARGLLSRDQRERLEALGFVWDPREVLAEEFLMALAKFKEEHGHCHVPLDWIPNPKLGLWVLGQRQRKQRGELKQERVQRLDALGFEWD; from the coding sequence GTGCAGCAGGATGCGATGCAGGGCAAACGGGAAGCCAGAGAGTTGTTGCAGGGAGCCAACTCCTGGCCGGAAGTCGAAAAGGCACTGGCCGGTCTCAGCCAGCCCGATGCGGCCTTTCGCTGGATCGTGCTGGCCCTGTTGGCCACGGGACGGCTGCTCTTCATGCGGGCCTTTCATCCTCCCGGTCAGATTCCCCTGACCCTGCATCGACGCCTCTCCCCGGCCTGCCTCGCCGCTCTGGCCACGCCTGCCTGGGACGGACTTCTGGAAATCCCCTGGGGTGACCCCTGGCTGGCGGCCATCCGCTTTTCCGCCATGCCCCCCACCGCCAAGGAGACCGCCGCCTTTCTCCTTCCCGAGGCTTTGCCCCGGCTATTGGTCAGCAACTCCCGCAGTCTGCCACCACGCCTGTTCCAACAACCGGGGCTGTCGATCCTGGACGGCTGGCATCTCCGGACCCGATTGCCCCACCAGTTGCCCGCCATGCGACGCTGGCTGCAAACCGGGCTGCCCGCGGGTGAACGGTGCGAGCCGCCGGCTCTCATCCGGGAAACCACGCAGGCGCTTCTCCCCGGAGGCGAGGGACACCTCCTGGTCCATCATGCCCCCGGAGAGAGCGGCCTGGAGCTGTTGCTGGCCCTGGCGACCGCCTACGGAGGCAGCCGATCCCTGACCGTCCTGCTGCCTTCGCGAGCCCATTTGCAGCAGATAGCCGCCCACTGGGAGAACCGGGCCCCCTGGGCCGCTTTGGCCTGTCTGGCCGTCTGTCGGGAAAAAGGGGGCTCCCGTTCCCTTGATCTGCCGCTCTTCACCGACGGCGAATGCGGCTTTCCCCTGGTTCGGGAGGTCGCCGCCGTCAAGGAGTTTTTGGCCTGGCGTTTCTCCGGAACCCGCATCCTCCTGGCCACCCCCTCTGGATGGCCCATCCTGCACGAAGCCCTGGAAGCCTTTCCCGCCAGCCAAAGCGCCCTGCTCCTGCCGGAATGGCATCTCTCCCGCAACGCCCTGCCCACCGGGTGGCAAACCGCCTGGCAAGCACATCAGGGCAAAGCGCCCCACATTCATCTTTCACCCCTCTCCACGCCGTGGGAAAACGGCCCCCCGCTGGAGATCACCCTGACCCAGGCCCAGCAGCACGGTCTGGCCAAACCCTGGCGTCTGGCCCTGCTGCGGGTTCCCGAAACGGAAGAGGCCCCTCAAACCGGGGAGAATATGCCCGAAGCGGTCATGGAAGCCCTGGCCCAGGTTCCGGCCTTGTTGCGTCTGCCTCGTCTGGTAACCTGTCACCGGGATGCCGCCTCGGCGAAAAATTTCCTGCAGGCCTTTTCCGGTCGTTTCCCCCAAACCTTCGGAGGCTGTCACCTCACCGTGGCGGGCAACCAATCCCGCACGGAACGCAACACCACCCTGGAGCGATTCGCCTCCGCTCCGGCAGCCCTCCTCGCGACAGCCCAGGTGGCTCTGTTCCACCGTGACCAACTTGCCGATGCCGCCTTCTGCCTGTGGGACATCGAGTCCCTCAAGGGGGACATCGCCCCGCTCCTGGCGGCGGTGACGGCCGCTCACGGCTCCGGCGCGAACGGATGGCTGGTGTTGCCTCTGAAAGGCGACCGGAATCTCGCCACATGGAAAGCCTCCTTTTCCCAATGGATCCGCCTGCTGGGCGAAGCGGATGCGGCCTTTACCCGACAGGTGCGCTCGCTGCGTCAAAACATCGGACGCGGGGACGGTGCCGACATGCGCCCCCTGCTGCAACGCTTCCTGCTCATCGACCGGGAAGCCGCCGAGGAGTCCTTTTTCCGACTGCTGGGGCAGACGGTTCTGGAAGCCCTCTCCAGCGACTGGGACGAACAGTTCGGAAGTTTTCTCAAACACGTCCAACTCCACGGCACACGGGATCCGCTTCCGGAAGAGAATCCCGGCCTGCTGGCCTGGATCGGGCAGCAACGACGCGACCATCGCCTGGGCAAGGGACGCCCGGAAGAGGTCGAACTGCTCAATCGTCACGGTTTCATCTGGGACATGGAGGCCTGGCTGTGGAACCAGAGCTGGCAACGTCTGCTGCAACACCGGCAGACCACCGGTTCCGCCCTGGTGCCCGAAAAGTGGGAAGCGGACCCGCCACTGGCGGAATGGGCCGCGAAACAGCGCCAACTGCGGAACCAAAAGAAGCTGGAGGAGTCCCGCCAAAAGCGGCTCGACCAGATCGGTTTCGTCTGGGATTTGGAAGAAGCCGCCTGGATGGACTCTTTCTCCCGCTGGCAGGCCAATCCCCTCTCCGACGAACCGGAGTTGCAGGCTTGGGTACAGCGTCAACGAAAGCAACACGCCGCCGGAAAGTTGCCGGAAAAATGGACCAGGATTCTTGCCGAACACGGCTTCGATTTCGACCCGGAGGAGAGCGCCTGGACCGCTGCTTTCCAACGAATTGCGCATCATCTGGAAGCCACCGGACGTTTTCCGGAGGAGAACAGCCCTGACGACGCCTGGATCGAGAGTCAGCGTCGTCTCTACCACAAACAGAGGCTGGCAACGGAGCGATTGTTAAGGTTGGAGGCACTGGGGATCGATTGGAATCCGGAGGAGACCGCCTGGAACCGGACCTTCCAGGAATTGCTCGGCCTGTTTCCCCCCTGGCCGTCGGAAGAGAGCCCGCTGGGCCAGTGGGTGGAGAGTCAGCGCCGCTTGCGTCGCAAAGGGGGGCTTTCGGAGGATCGGATGGCCCGACTCGAACAGCTCGACATCGACTGGAACCCCGAGGAGACCGCGTGGCAGGCGATGTTCGCCCACTTCCGCGAATGCCGCTGGCCGGCACGGGAGAGTGAACTGGAGCGGTGGTGCGCCGAACAACGCCGTTTGATGCGCAGCAACCGGCTCTCCGCGGAGCGCATGCGGCAGCTTGAAGCGGTCTGCTTCATTTGGGATCCGCTGGAAGCGGAATGGGAGCAGCAGTTCAACGAGCTGCGGCTTTTCCGGCAAGAACGTGGCCATTGCCATGTGCCCCGGGAGTGGCAGGCTTCGGCAGAATTGCCCCGATGGATCGGCAAACAGCGCAAGCTTCACCGGGAAGGATTGTTAGCCGCCGAAAAGGTCAGCCGACTGGAGCAACTCGGTCTGGTGTGGAATCCGGGCTCGAACCTGTGGGAAGAGCAGTTTGCCGCTCTGGCGGCTTTCAAAGAGAAGCATGGTCATTGCATGGTGCCGGAATCCTGGGAAGAAGACCCCGAACTGGGCTGGTGGATCAAGATTCAGCGGCAATTGAAACGCAACGGCAAACTGGACCAGGAACAAGCCCGGCGGTTGGACGAACTGGGTTTTATCTGGGACGAGGCGGCGGCGCTTTGGGAGGAGTCTTTTGTGCAGTTACTGGCTTACAAAATGCATTCGGGACACACCAACGTGCCCGAAGAGTATCGGGAAAACCCCCGCCTGGGTCGTTGGGTTGCTGCGCAACGCAACGCCCAGGCCAGGGGTCTGCTTTCCAGGGATCAGCGGGAACGCCTAGAGGCGCTTGGCTTTGTCTGGGACCCGAGAGAGGTGCTTGCTGAAGAATTCCTGATGGCTCTGGCCAAGTTCAAAGAGGAACACGGGCATTGCCATGTGCCCCTTGATTGGATCCCCAATCCAAAACTTGGCCTCTGGGTTCTTGGCCAACGCCAACGCAAACAGAGGGGCGAACTCAAGCAGGAAAGGGTCCAACGCCTTGACGCGCTGGGATTTGAATGGGACTGA
- a CDS encoding class III poly(R)-hydroxyalkanoic acid synthase subunit PhaC: MIPILNNPDRIVREVVDFNQKLAQGLENLSQISAIDVGASQRETIYTEDKMVLCRFTPLVEKPFRIPVLVVYALVNRPYMADLQKERSMIRRLLEQGMDVYLIDWGYPDEADRFLSLDDYINGYIRRSVGVICERHGLSKINLLGICQGGTFSLCFSALHPDKVRNLVTMVTPVDFHAPGNLLSHWAQNLDVDLMVNTLGNIPGEMLNLTFLALKPFRLTAQKYLDLVQIMDDRTKLENFLCMEKWIFDSPDQVGEAFRQFIKDFYQRNGLVKGEVTIGNKQVKLSNISMPVLNVFATEDHLVPPEASTILGKLVGTTDYTEMAFKGGHIGIYVSGRAQKEIPTAIVNWFRERE, encoded by the coding sequence ATGATCCCCATTCTTAACAACCCCGACCGGATCGTGCGGGAAGTTGTCGACTTCAACCAGAAATTGGCTCAAGGCCTGGAAAATCTGAGCCAGATCAGCGCCATCGATGTTGGCGCGAGCCAGAGGGAAACCATCTATACCGAAGACAAGATGGTACTCTGCCGCTTCACGCCCCTGGTGGAAAAGCCGTTCCGTATTCCGGTTCTTGTGGTGTATGCTCTGGTGAACCGGCCCTATATGGCCGATCTGCAAAAAGAGCGCTCCATGATCCGCCGGCTCCTGGAGCAGGGCATGGATGTCTACCTCATCGACTGGGGATATCCGGACGAGGCCGATCGCTTCCTGAGCCTGGATGACTACATCAACGGCTACATCCGGCGCAGTGTTGGCGTAATTTGTGAACGTCATGGATTGAGCAAGATCAATCTGCTGGGCATCTGTCAGGGGGGCACCTTCAGTCTCTGTTTCTCCGCCCTCCATCCGGACAAGGTGCGCAATCTGGTCACCATGGTGACGCCGGTCGATTTTCATGCCCCCGGCAATCTGTTGAGCCACTGGGCCCAGAATCTGGACGTGGATTTGATGGTCAACACCCTGGGTAACATTCCGGGGGAGATGCTGAACCTGACCTTCCTGGCCCTGAAGCCTTTCCGCCTCACGGCGCAGAAGTATCTGGACCTGGTTCAGATCATGGATGATCGCACGAAGTTGGAAAACTTCCTGTGCATGGAAAAGTGGATCTTCGACAGCCCGGATCAGGTCGGGGAGGCTTTCCGCCAGTTTATCAAGGACTTTTACCAACGTAACGGTTTGGTGAAAGGTGAAGTGACAATTGGCAATAAACAGGTTAAACTGTCCAATATAAGCATGCCGGTACTGAATGTCTTCGCCACTGAGGACCATCTGGTACCGCCGGAAGCCTCCACCATTTTGGGGAAACTGGTGGGGACGACCGACTACACCGAAATGGCCTTCAAAGGGGGTCATATCGGGATTTACGTCAGCGGACGAGCTCAAAAAGAGATTCCAACCGCGATTGTCAACTGGTTTCGGGAGCGGGAATAA
- the phaE gene encoding class III poly(R)-hydroxyalkanoic acid synthase subunit PhaE has protein sequence MADQFEWSQQWLEGWTDMQNKVWQMWSNAASKPVGGGVPPADAMFKFWQKNMESGMSPGANPLSGMMGGMGGMGGMGGMGGNPIPNMFPAMLSAGQNYMGMAEVFMKAFQQMQSGLHAGEEWTGAVQRTLDQLRQQMSFNPMGMGGFSGQGAQQFWALPMDTWQRMAASISPLPGGLLHPLKEEDLLRAGEVFRTNMEKYLSVPAVGYTREWQEHYQEGLRHWMSYQEALQAYMGLLSNVGRDALERLQAKLVPKTGEAPPSIETFKAFFDLWVDCAEDAFAQVAQTEEYSQLNGRMINELMRLKHHSREWVEKSLSIMNMPSRRELDTAHKRILELKRRVLDLEEEVGKLRKLNLEQEIKALRNDIEKMGVYDLKQDLGALRDVLATNPARARVADVRDDAANRARRKTGPDSPTE, from the coding sequence ATGGCCGATCAATTTGAATGGTCTCAACAGTGGCTTGAGGGCTGGACCGACATGCAGAACAAGGTCTGGCAGATGTGGTCCAATGCCGCCAGCAAACCGGTTGGGGGGGGAGTCCCCCCCGCCGATGCGATGTTCAAGTTCTGGCAGAAGAACATGGAGTCGGGAATGTCCCCTGGCGCCAATCCCCTGAGCGGCATGATGGGCGGCATGGGCGGCATGGGTGGCATGGGTGGCATGGGTGGCAACCCGATTCCGAATATGTTCCCGGCCATGTTGTCGGCAGGTCAGAACTATATGGGAATGGCCGAAGTTTTCATGAAGGCCTTCCAGCAGATGCAAAGCGGCCTGCATGCGGGTGAAGAGTGGACCGGGGCGGTGCAACGCACGTTGGACCAGTTGCGCCAGCAGATGTCCTTCAATCCCATGGGCATGGGCGGCTTCAGTGGTCAGGGAGCTCAGCAGTTCTGGGCCCTGCCGATGGATACCTGGCAGCGTATGGCTGCTTCCATTTCACCGCTGCCCGGAGGTTTGCTGCATCCCCTCAAGGAGGAGGATCTGCTTCGGGCGGGGGAAGTTTTCCGCACCAATATGGAGAAGTATCTTTCCGTTCCGGCGGTGGGTTACACCCGTGAATGGCAGGAGCATTATCAGGAAGGGTTGCGCCATTGGATGAGCTACCAGGAGGCGCTGCAAGCCTACATGGGGCTGCTTTCCAACGTGGGACGCGACGCCCTGGAGCGGTTGCAGGCCAAACTGGTTCCCAAAACCGGCGAGGCGCCGCCGTCCATCGAGACCTTCAAGGCCTTCTTCGATCTGTGGGTGGATTGCGCCGAGGATGCCTTCGCCCAGGTCGCCCAGACGGAAGAGTACAGCCAGCTCAACGGCCGCATGATCAACGAATTGATGCGTCTGAAGCATCACAGTCGGGAGTGGGTGGAAAAAAGCCTTTCCATCATGAACATGCCCTCCCGACGGGAGCTGGATACCGCCCACAAGCGTATTCTGGAACTGAAGCGACGTGTGTTGGATCTGGAAGAAGAGGTTGGCAAGCTGCGCAAGCTCAACCTGGAACAAGAAATCAAGGCACTACGGAACGACATCGAGAAAATGGGAGTCTATGATCTGAAGCAGGATCTTGGCGCCTTGCGCGATGTGCTGGCGACCAACCCCGCCAGGGCCAGAGTTGCCGACGTTCGGGATGATGCCGCCAACCGTGCCCGCCGCAAGACGGGCCCCGATTCCCCGACCGAGTGA
- the lsrF gene encoding 3-hydroxy-5-phosphonooxypentane-2,4-dione thiolase, protein MADLDGNLDTHDYHLESPQTNRVFGLKGLNELDWGMKNRLSNIFSPASGRTVMLAVDHGYFMGPTTGLERIDIDIVPLLAYADTLMCTRGILRSVTPPTFTRGVVLRASGGPSILKELSNEQIAVDMEDAVRLNASAVAVQVFVGGEFETQSIHNMTRLVDAGLRVGMPVLGVTAVGKQLTRDAQYMRLATRICAELGATYVKTYYVEKGFESVAASCPVPIVIAGGKKLPEEEALTMAWRAVQEGAAGVDMGRNIFQAAHPDAMIQAVRQVVHQNKSPKEAMDFYRQALHDQ, encoded by the coding sequence ATGGCCGATCTGGATGGCAATCTGGACACCCACGACTATCACCTGGAGAGCCCGCAGACCAATCGGGTATTCGGCCTGAAGGGTCTCAACGAACTCGACTGGGGTATGAAGAACCGTCTGTCCAATATCTTCTCCCCGGCCAGCGGACGCACCGTCATGCTGGCGGTGGACCACGGCTACTTCATGGGCCCCACCACCGGTCTGGAACGCATCGATATCGATATCGTGCCCCTGCTGGCCTACGCCGACACCCTGATGTGCACCCGTGGCATTCTGCGCAGCGTCACCCCGCCCACCTTCACCCGTGGTGTGGTGTTGCGGGCCAGCGGCGGACCCAGCATCCTCAAGGAGTTGTCCAACGAGCAGATCGCCGTGGACATGGAGGACGCCGTGCGCCTCAACGCCTCCGCAGTGGCGGTGCAGGTCTTCGTGGGCGGTGAATTCGAAACCCAGTCGATCCATAACATGACCCGCCTGGTGGATGCCGGTCTGCGCGTGGGCATGCCGGTCCTCGGCGTGACCGCCGTGGGCAAGCAGTTGACCCGGGATGCCCAGTACATGCGCCTGGCCACCCGCATCTGCGCCGAGTTGGGCGCCACCTACGTCAAGACCTACTATGTGGAAAAGGGCTTCGAAAGCGTGGCCGCCTCCTGCCCGGTACCCATCGTCATCGCCGGCGGCAAGAAACTCCCGGAGGAAGAGGCCCTGACCATGGCCTGGCGCGCGGTTCAGGAAGGCGCCGCCGGTGTGGACATGGGACGCAACATCTTCCAGGCCGCCCATCCCGATGCCATGATTCAGGCGGTGCGCCAGGTGGTGCATCAGAACAAAAGCCCCAAAGAAGCCATGGATTTCTATCGTCAGGCCCTCCATGACCAGTAA
- the phaR gene encoding polyhydroxyalkanoate synthesis repressor PhaR — MNMPLPKKMRTIKKYPNRRLYDTEKSAFVTLSDVRRMVMEKTPFRVIDSKTSKDITRAILLQVISEQEDEDQESPMLETSFLEMMIRLYGSSAQQFMGGYLTHSLELFQEQQGNFFKQLSVMNPLQMNPFFNALADSNLHKLRKLNASLSSSGKEQRPTQSKTPPEAAPDPHELEGELLGLDEEEFEEDDA, encoded by the coding sequence ATGAACATGCCCCTTCCCAAAAAAATGCGGACCATCAAAAAATACCCCAACCGTCGCCTGTACGACACCGAGAAGTCCGCCTTCGTGACCCTCTCGGACGTGCGGCGCATGGTCATGGAGAAGACCCCCTTCCGGGTCATCGACTCCAAGACCAGCAAGGACATCACCCGAGCCATTCTGCTTCAGGTGATCAGCGAGCAGGAGGACGAGGACCAGGAAAGCCCCATGCTGGAAACCAGCTTCCTGGAGATGATGATTCGTCTTTACGGCTCCTCGGCCCAGCAGTTCATGGGTGGCTATCTCACCCACAGCCTGGAGCTCTTCCAGGAGCAGCAGGGCAACTTCTTCAAGCAGCTTTCGGTGATGAACCCGCTGCAGATGAACCCTTTTTTTAATGCCTTAGCCGATTCCAACCTTCACAAGTTGCGCAAGCTCAATGCCTCCCTCTCCTCTTCCGGAAAGGAACAACGTCCCACCCAAAGCAAAACACCTCCCGAGGCAGCACCCGATCCGCACGAGCTGGAAGGGGAATTGTTGGGGCTCGACGAGGAAGAGTTCGAAGAAGACGACGCCTAA
- a CDS encoding phasin family protein produces MDKKVAEQMTEMTKAVLNSMMRLQQINERTVQKLAERQLDAVGEYMSAGVQQLRMMGESKDMKDVLGKQAELTKELSDRMVTHAKQTVELLNQSRREINDLMEKGMEAILGQAKDGAE; encoded by the coding sequence ATGGATAAGAAAGTCGCCGAGCAAATGACCGAAATGACCAAGGCCGTATTGAATTCCATGATGCGGTTGCAGCAGATCAACGAGCGCACGGTTCAAAAGCTGGCGGAGCGTCAGTTGGATGCGGTTGGCGAGTACATGAGCGCCGGTGTGCAGCAGCTGCGCATGATGGGCGAATCCAAGGATATGAAGGACGTTCTGGGCAAGCAGGCCGAGCTGACCAAGGAGCTTTCGGACCGGATGGTGACCCATGCCAAGCAAACGGTTGAGTTGCTGAATCAGAGCCGCCGCGAAATCAACGACCTGATGGAAAAGGGCATGGAAGCCATTCTGGGCCAGGCCAAGGATGGTGCCGAGTAA
- a CDS encoding bifunctional aldolase/short-chain dehydrogenase, whose protein sequence is MKNRWDDDALKAFLATLPPEVDPHHGALVYVSRLMGQEPTLVLHGGGNTSVKYRGADRWGRERAVLRVKASGCDLEKSGPEGYVAVDAEALAHIASQKEWADEQLPVLLRDHLLHHEEATPSIEALLHTLIPATWILHSHADAILGLTNQANGAERVRHHLGEEVLILPYHRPGFTLAREAARLFGENPAAKGMVLLHHGLITWGENPQEAFARTLELVNRAEKALPSLPPRNPQAASNAISWYIEQAPRLRGAVCPPSLNPDRPFRPMVLEPLLEGPLPGLAPLPQLKEELVSPPLTTDHLIRTKPLPMWLENPEELATALSDYQTGYHAYQERHSSRRLPGALLQDSLPRVLLIKDVGAVCVGRDAREAGIVRDITHQTLSIKQRVSKAGWSYRGLDEEHLFDMEHLPMQQAKKGTVEPPLAGHIALVTGAAGAIGAGICRSLLQAGAHVGAADIDPKRLDSLLEELVSFGKDRLIGLPMDCTDPEAVNQAFDTLITTWGGLDLLILNAGSAHVSTLEEMDPEAFRRLERINLEGTLFPLKRAAQLFRQQGIGGDVVLISTKNVFAPGAGFGAYSATKAGAHQLARIASLELAPLGVRVNMVAPDAVFSDGTRRSGLWDTVGPDRMKARGLDEKGLEDYYRLRNLLKSKVTADHVANAVLFFATRATPTTGATIPVDGGLPDATPR, encoded by the coding sequence ATGAAAAACCGCTGGGACGACGACGCCCTCAAGGCCTTTCTCGCCACCCTGCCTCCCGAGGTGGATCCTCACCATGGCGCCCTGGTCTACGTCAGTCGTCTGATGGGGCAGGAACCGACCCTGGTACTCCATGGCGGGGGAAACACCTCCGTCAAATACCGGGGTGCGGATCGCTGGGGGCGGGAACGGGCCGTTCTTCGGGTCAAGGCCAGCGGCTGCGATCTGGAAAAGAGCGGACCCGAGGGCTATGTCGCCGTCGACGCGGAAGCGCTTGCCCATATCGCCTCCCAAAAGGAGTGGGCCGATGAGCAACTCCCCGTTTTGCTGCGGGATCACCTGCTGCATCACGAAGAGGCCACCCCCTCCATCGAGGCGCTGCTCCATACCCTGATTCCCGCCACCTGGATCCTGCACAGCCATGCCGACGCCATTCTGGGCCTGACCAACCAGGCCAACGGCGCGGAACGGGTGCGGCATCACCTCGGGGAGGAGGTATTGATTCTTCCCTATCACCGCCCCGGATTCACCCTGGCGCGGGAGGCGGCCCGCCTGTTTGGGGAGAATCCTGCGGCAAAAGGTATGGTTCTGCTGCACCACGGACTGATCACCTGGGGTGAAAACCCCCAGGAGGCCTTCGCACGCACCCTGGAACTGGTGAACCGTGCGGAGAAGGCCTTGCCCTCGCTCCCTCCGCGAAATCCCCAGGCGGCTTCCAACGCCATCTCCTGGTACATCGAACAGGCTCCGCGCCTGCGCGGCGCTGTGTGCCCTCCAAGCCTCAACCCGGATCGTCCCTTCCGGCCCATGGTTCTGGAACCCCTGCTGGAAGGCCCCCTTCCCGGATTGGCCCCCCTTCCGCAACTCAAGGAGGAGCTGGTCTCCCCTCCCCTGACCACCGATCACCTGATCCGCACCAAACCCCTGCCCATGTGGCTGGAAAATCCGGAAGAGCTGGCAACCGCCCTGAGTGATTACCAAACCGGGTACCACGCTTATCAGGAACGCCACTCCTCGCGGCGGCTGCCGGGAGCCCTCCTGCAGGATAGCCTGCCGCGGGTGCTGCTGATCAAGGATGTCGGCGCCGTCTGCGTCGGGCGTGATGCCAGGGAAGCGGGTATCGTGAGGGATATCACCCACCAGACCCTGAGCATCAAACAGCGCGTGAGCAAGGCGGGCTGGAGCTATCGGGGACTGGACGAGGAACACCTCTTCGACATGGAACACCTGCCCATGCAGCAGGCCAAGAAGGGAACCGTCGAGCCCCCCCTGGCGGGACATATCGCCCTGGTCACCGGGGCCGCGGGCGCCATCGGAGCCGGCATCTGCCGCTCCCTGCTTCAGGCGGGAGCCCATGTCGGGGCAGCGGATATCGACCCCAAACGACTCGATTCCCTGCTGGAGGAGCTGGTCTCCTTCGGCAAGGACCGACTCATCGGCCTGCCCATGGATTGCACCGATCCGGAGGCCGTCAACCAGGCCTTCGATACCCTGATCACCACCTGGGGTGGTCTCGACCTGCTGATTCTCAACGCGGGCAGTGCCCACGTCTCCACCCTGGAGGAGATGGATCCCGAGGCGTTTCGCCGCCTGGAACGCATCAATCTGGAAGGTACCCTCTTCCCTCTCAAACGGGCGGCGCAACTCTTCCGGCAGCAGGGCATCGGCGGCGACGTGGTCCTGATCTCCACCAAGAACGTCTTTGCGCCGGGAGCCGGATTCGGCGCCTATTCCGCCACCAAAGCGGGCGCCCACCAATTGGCGCGTATCGCCAGCCTCGAACTGGCCCCCCTCGGGGTGCGGGTCAACATGGTGGCCCCGGATGCCGTCTTCAGCGACGGGACACGCCGCTCCGGCCTCTGGGATACCGTCGGACCCGACCGCATGAAGGCCCGTGGACTCGACGAAAAGGGGCTTGAAGACTACTACCGGTTGCGCAATTTGCTTAAATCGAAAGTCACCGCCGATCATGTGGCCAACGCCGTACTCTTTTTCGCCACCCGGGCCACCCCCACCACCGGAGCCACCATCCCCGTGGATGGGGGCTTGCCGGATGCCACCCCCCGATAA
- a CDS encoding ribulose-phosphate 3-epimerase yields the protein MTSNISVRHALLGERLTVISAVATAADAMHLERDFSRLEKCGIDWLHFDCMDGRFVPELTVGPAWIRTLNTPLVRDIHLLVEDPERHFAACLEAKADVVSFHLEACADPGAAIDALKAQAAGRPLVVGLALLPETPVETLFPWLERIDMALLLAVDPRGGVAPSFATVSARWQALREACKALVCPPLLCFDGGVKRENIEEIAALKPQVVVSGSALFKNQALEANATFMLSTLSNT from the coding sequence ATGACCAGTAACATCTCCGTAAGGCATGCCTTGTTGGGAGAGCGACTGACCGTCATCAGCGCCGTGGCCACCGCAGCGGATGCCATGCACCTGGAACGGGATTTCTCGCGACTGGAAAAATGCGGTATCGACTGGCTGCATTTCGACTGCATGGACGGCCGGTTCGTGCCCGAACTGACGGTCGGCCCCGCCTGGATCCGCACCTTGAACACCCCCCTGGTCCGGGATATCCACCTGCTGGTCGAAGACCCCGAGCGCCACTTCGCCGCCTGTCTGGAGGCCAAGGCCGATGTGGTCAGCTTTCATTTGGAAGCCTGCGCGGATCCGGGAGCAGCCATCGATGCCCTTAAAGCCCAGGCAGCGGGACGCCCTCTGGTGGTGGGACTGGCGCTGTTGCCCGAAACCCCTGTCGAGACGCTTTTCCCCTGGCTGGAACGTATCGATATGGCCCTGCTCCTGGCGGTGGATCCACGGGGCGGCGTCGCCCCCTCCTTTGCCACGGTCAGCGCCCGCTGGCAGGCTTTGAGGGAGGCCTGCAAAGCCCTGGTCTGTCCCCCTCTGCTCTGTTTCGACGGCGGCGTCAAACGCGAAAATATCGAGGAGATCGCCGCCCTCAAACCCCAGGTGGTGGTCAGCGGCAGCGCTCTGTTCAAAAACCAGGCACTGGAGGCAAACGCCACCTTCATGTTATCCACCCTGAGCAACACTTGA